The following are from one region of the Rhizobacter sp. AJA081-3 genome:
- the sdhC gene encoding succinate dehydrogenase, cytochrome b556 subunit yields the protein MADTLKERPVFRNIHVSQIVAYRLPPAGIVSILHRVSGVVMFLLMPFIIWMFDASVTSEISYSQFRAAFAAGVGFLPGWFLKLVVLGLIWAYLHHLIAGLRHLWMDATHAVTKEFGHLSAIVTLALSVALTLALGFKLFF from the coding sequence ATGGCAGACACCCTCAAAGAGCGGCCCGTGTTCCGCAACATCCACGTCTCGCAGATCGTCGCGTACCGCCTGCCACCCGCAGGCATCGTCTCGATCCTGCACCGTGTCAGCGGCGTCGTGATGTTCCTGCTGATGCCGTTCATCATCTGGATGTTCGACGCGAGCGTCACTTCTGAAATCTCGTACAGCCAGTTCCGCGCGGCCTTCGCGGCCGGTGTGGGCTTCCTGCCCGGCTGGTTCCTCAAGCTGGTGGTGCTGGGCCTGATCTGGGCCTACCTGCATCACCTGATCGCCGGGCTGCGCCACCTCTGGATGGATGCCACCCACGCGGTGACCAAGGAATTCGGCCACCTCTCGGCGATCGTCACGCTGGCGCTGAGCGTCGCGCTCACGCTGGCGCTGGGCTTCAAGCTGTTCTTCTGA
- a CDS encoding malate dehydrogenase, whose product MSKKPVRVAVTGAAGQIGYALLFRIASGEMLGKDQPVILQLLEVPAEGPQKALKGVMMEIEDCAFPLLAGMEAHSDPKTAFKDTDYALLVGSMPRKAGMERAELLAINGNIFIGQGKALDAVASRDVKVLVVGNPANTNAWIAMKSAPSLKRENFTAMLRLDHNRALSQIAAKTGKAVASIKKLGVWGNHSPTMYADYRFATIDGKSVKDMINDQVWNKDVFLPTVGKRGAAIIEARGLSSAASAANAAIDHMRDWALGTNGEWVTMGVPSNGEYGIPKDVMFGFPVTTAGGQYKIVEGLAIDAFSQECINKTLAELQGEQDGVKHLL is encoded by the coding sequence ATGAGCAAGAAACCCGTTCGAGTCGCCGTCACCGGCGCTGCCGGCCAGATCGGCTACGCGCTGCTGTTCCGCATCGCCTCCGGCGAGATGCTGGGCAAGGACCAGCCCGTGATCCTGCAGCTCCTGGAAGTGCCGGCGGAAGGGCCGCAGAAGGCGCTCAAGGGCGTGATGATGGAAATCGAGGACTGCGCCTTCCCGCTGCTGGCCGGCATGGAAGCGCACAGCGACCCGAAAACCGCCTTCAAGGACACCGACTACGCGCTGCTGGTCGGCTCGATGCCGCGCAAGGCGGGCATGGAGCGCGCCGAGCTGCTGGCGATCAACGGCAACATCTTCATCGGCCAGGGCAAGGCGCTGGACGCCGTGGCCAGCCGTGACGTCAAGGTGCTGGTGGTCGGCAACCCGGCAAACACCAACGCCTGGATCGCCATGAAGAGCGCGCCCAGCCTGAAGCGCGAGAACTTCACCGCGATGCTGCGCCTGGACCACAACCGCGCGCTGTCGCAGATCGCCGCGAAGACCGGCAAGGCCGTGGCCTCGATCAAGAAGCTGGGCGTGTGGGGCAACCACAGCCCGACGATGTACGCCGACTACCGCTTCGCGACCATCGACGGCAAGAGCGTCAAGGACATGATCAACGACCAGGTCTGGAACAAGGACGTGTTCCTGCCCACCGTCGGCAAGCGCGGCGCGGCCATCATCGAGGCGCGCGGCCTGTCGTCGGCGGCCTCGGCCGCCAACGCTGCCATCGACCACATGCGCGACTGGGCGCTGGGCACCAACGGCGAATGGGTCACGATGGGCGTGCCGAGCAACGGCGAATACGGCATCCCGAAGGACGTGATGTTCGGCTTCCCGGTGACCACCGCCGGCGGCCAGTACAAGATCGTCGAGGGTTTGGCCATCGACGCGTTCAGCCAGGAGTGCATCAACAAGACGCTCGCCGAACTCCAGGGCGAGCAGGACGGCGTCAAGCACCTGCTCTGA
- the sbcB gene encoding exodeoxyribonuclease I: MNSPGADFSFFWHDYETFGVVPRRDRPAQFAGVRTDGELNEIGEPVMLHCQPAGDSLPDPESCLLTGITPQHCLEHGVPEHAFAGAIEAQLARPGTVGVGYNSIRFDDEVTRFLFWRNLIDPYAREWQNGCGRWDLLDVVRATRALRPDGISWPTHDDGRASFKLEHLTAANGLAHEAAHDALSDVRATIALARLIRAQQPRLWEFCLKLRRKDAVIAEIGSGRPFLHVSGMYPPERGCLAIVWPLAPHPTNKNELIVWDLAVDPGELSSLDAATLRERMFTRADELPEGVTRLPIKTIHINKSPVVVGNLKTLSPEMAARWGIDVAQALQHAEAAAQQGTALAGLWPEVFARPAPAQAPDVDEDLYGGFVGNADRGRLQRLRELAPEQLAAKRLAFDDARLEEIVFRYRARNFAATLSEDERARWEEHRARRLHDGEGGSLTLQAFFDRIDTLNESADERGQAILEALYDYAEQIAPEPV, from the coding sequence ATGAATTCGCCCGGCGCAGACTTCTCGTTCTTCTGGCACGACTACGAGACCTTCGGCGTCGTGCCGCGGCGCGACCGGCCGGCGCAGTTCGCCGGCGTTCGCACCGATGGCGAGCTCAACGAGATCGGCGAGCCGGTGATGCTGCATTGCCAGCCGGCCGGCGACTCGCTGCCCGACCCCGAGTCCTGCCTGCTGACCGGCATCACGCCGCAGCATTGCCTCGAACACGGCGTGCCCGAGCACGCCTTCGCTGGGGCCATCGAAGCGCAGCTCGCCAGGCCGGGCACCGTGGGCGTGGGCTACAACTCGATCCGCTTCGACGACGAGGTGACGCGCTTCCTGTTCTGGCGCAACCTCATCGACCCCTATGCGCGTGAATGGCAGAACGGTTGCGGCCGCTGGGACCTGCTCGACGTGGTGCGCGCCACCCGCGCGCTGCGCCCCGACGGCATCAGCTGGCCGACGCACGACGACGGCCGTGCCTCGTTCAAGCTCGAGCACCTGACTGCGGCGAACGGCCTGGCGCACGAGGCGGCGCACGATGCGCTGTCCGACGTGCGCGCCACCATCGCGCTGGCCCGGTTGATCCGCGCGCAGCAGCCGCGGCTGTGGGAGTTCTGCCTGAAGCTGCGCCGCAAGGATGCGGTGATCGCCGAGATCGGCAGCGGCCGGCCCTTCCTGCATGTATCGGGCATGTACCCGCCCGAGCGCGGCTGCCTGGCGATCGTGTGGCCGCTGGCGCCGCACCCGACCAACAAGAACGAGCTGATCGTGTGGGACCTGGCGGTCGATCCGGGCGAGCTGTCGTCGCTCGACGCCGCGACGCTCCGCGAGCGGATGTTCACCCGCGCCGACGAGTTGCCCGAGGGCGTGACGCGGTTGCCGATCAAGACCATCCACATCAACAAGTCGCCGGTCGTCGTCGGCAACCTCAAGACTCTGAGCCCGGAGATGGCCGCGCGCTGGGGCATCGACGTGGCGCAAGCGCTGCAGCACGCCGAAGCCGCGGCGCAACAGGGCACGGCGCTCGCCGGGCTGTGGCCCGAGGTGTTCGCGCGGCCCGCGCCGGCCCAGGCGCCGGACGTGGACGAGGACCTGTACGGCGGCTTCGTCGGCAATGCCGATCGCGGGCGGCTGCAGCGGCTGCGCGAACTCGCGCCCGAGCAGCTCGCGGCCAAGCGCCTCGCCTTCGACGATGCGCGGCTGGAGGAGATCGTGTTCCGCTATCGGGCGCGCAACTTCGCGGCCACCCTGTCTGAAGACGAGCGCGCCCGCTGGGAGGAGCACCGCGCGCGGCGCCTGCACGATGGCGAGGGCGGCTCGCTGACGCTGCAGGCCTTCTTCGACCGCATCGACACGCTCAACGAGTCGGCCGACGAGCGCGGCCAGGCGATCCTCGAAGCGCTGTACGACTACGCCGAGCAAATCGCGCCAGAGCCCGTGTGA
- the sdhA gene encoding succinate dehydrogenase flavoprotein subunit, whose product MTSTNVSKRKFDVVIVGAGGSGMRASLQLARAGLNVAVLSKVFPTRSHTVAAQGGIGASLGNMSEDNWHYHFFDTVKGSDWLGDQDAIEFMCREAPKVVYELEHFGMPFDRNPDGTIYQRPFGGHTANYGEKPVQRACAAADRTGHAMLHTLYQQNVKSRTNFFVEWMALDLIRDAEGDVVGVTALEMETGELHIFEAKTVLLATGGAGRIFAASTNAFINTGDGLGMAARAGIPLEDMEFWQFHPTGVHNAGVLLTEGCRGEGAILRNSSGERFMERYAPTLKDLAPRDFVSRCMDQEIKEGRGCGPNKDYIQLDMTHLGAETIMKRLPSVFEIGHNFANVDITKEPIPVVPTIHYQMGGIPTNIHGQVVVPKNGSPNAVVNGLYAVGECSCVSVHGANRLGTNSLLDLLVFGRAAGNHIVDSALKTKGHKALPADAADQTLARLARFEKSSGGEYAQDVANDLRKAMQQHAGVFRTQASMDEGVEKVKAIAERAKSIHLADKSKVFNTARIEALEVENLMECALATMVSAAARHESRGAHTVNDYGDTAEHPNGRNDATWMKHTLWYSEGNRLDYKPVNLQPLTAESIPPKVRTF is encoded by the coding sequence ATGACTTCCACCAACGTCTCGAAGCGCAAGTTCGACGTCGTCATCGTCGGTGCCGGTGGTTCCGGCATGCGGGCCTCGCTGCAACTCGCCCGCGCCGGCCTGAACGTCGCCGTGCTGTCCAAGGTGTTCCCGACGCGCTCGCACACGGTCGCCGCGCAAGGCGGCATCGGCGCCTCGCTGGGCAACATGTCCGAGGACAACTGGCACTACCACTTCTTCGACACCGTCAAGGGCTCCGACTGGCTCGGCGACCAGGACGCGATCGAGTTCATGTGCCGCGAAGCGCCGAAGGTCGTCTACGAGCTCGAGCATTTCGGCATGCCGTTCGACCGCAACCCCGACGGCACGATCTACCAGCGCCCGTTCGGCGGCCACACCGCCAACTACGGCGAGAAGCCGGTGCAGCGCGCCTGCGCGGCGGCTGACCGCACCGGCCACGCGATGCTGCACACGCTGTACCAGCAGAACGTCAAGTCGCGCACCAACTTCTTCGTCGAGTGGATGGCGCTGGACCTGATCCGCGACGCCGAAGGCGACGTGGTCGGCGTCACGGCGCTCGAGATGGAGACCGGCGAGCTTCACATCTTCGAGGCGAAGACCGTGTTGCTGGCCACCGGTGGCGCCGGGCGCATCTTCGCGGCCAGCACCAACGCCTTCATCAACACCGGCGACGGCCTGGGCATGGCGGCGCGCGCCGGCATCCCGCTGGAAGACATGGAGTTCTGGCAGTTCCACCCGACCGGCGTTCACAACGCGGGTGTGCTGCTCACCGAAGGCTGCCGCGGTGAAGGCGCGATCCTGCGCAACAGCAGCGGCGAGCGCTTCATGGAGCGCTACGCGCCCACGCTGAAGGATCTGGCGCCGCGCGACTTCGTGTCGCGCTGCATGGACCAGGAGATCAAGGAAGGGCGCGGCTGCGGTCCGAACAAGGACTACATCCAGCTCGACATGACGCACCTGGGCGCGGAGACGATCATGAAGCGCCTGCCCAGCGTGTTCGAGATCGGCCACAACTTCGCCAACGTCGACATCACCAAGGAGCCGATCCCGGTGGTGCCGACCATCCACTACCAGATGGGCGGCATCCCGACCAACATCCACGGCCAGGTGGTGGTGCCGAAGAACGGCAGCCCGAACGCGGTGGTGAACGGCCTGTACGCGGTGGGCGAATGCTCCTGCGTGAGCGTGCACGGCGCGAACCGCCTGGGCACCAACTCGCTGCTCGACCTGCTGGTGTTCGGCCGCGCGGCCGGCAACCACATCGTCGACAGCGCGCTGAAGACGAAGGGCCACAAGGCGCTGCCGGCCGATGCGGCCGACCAGACGCTCGCGCGCCTGGCGCGCTTCGAGAAGAGCAGCGGCGGCGAGTACGCGCAGGACGTCGCCAACGACCTGCGCAAGGCGATGCAGCAGCATGCCGGCGTGTTCCGCACCCAGGCCTCGATGGACGAGGGCGTGGAGAAGGTCAAGGCGATCGCCGAACGTGCCAAGAGCATCCACCTGGCCGACAAGTCGAAGGTCTTCAACACCGCGCGCATCGAGGCGCTCGAGGTCGAGAACCTGATGGAATGCGCGCTGGCCACGATGGTCTCGGCCGCTGCCCGCCATGAGAGCCGCGGCGCCCACACGGTCAACGACTACGGCGACACCGCCGAGCACCCGAACGGCCGCAACGACGCCACCTGGATGAAGCACACGCTCTGGTACAGCGAGGGCAACCGCCTCGACTACAAGCCGGTGAACCTCCAGCCGCTGACGGCCGAGTCGATTCCGCCCAAGGTTCGCACGTTCTGA
- a CDS encoding GntR family transcriptional regulator: MSAAALTEPASPAFSPLYQQIKALMVRDLQAGVWRPGESIPSETELAARFKVSQGTVRKAIDELATENLLVRRQGKGTFVATHAEQTTQYRFLRLQPDDGVTDGGTQRRFIDCRRLRAPADVARALGLRSGDAAIQIKRVLSLRGVPVVFDEIWLPAAPFKGLTAERLSGYRGPMYGLFESEFGVRMIRAEEKIRAVAADAQAAELLAVPVGAPLLSVERLSLSYGDKPVELRRGLYNTESHHYRNELS, from the coding sequence ATGTCCGCCGCCGCCCTGACCGAACCCGCCAGCCCGGCCTTCAGCCCGCTGTACCAGCAGATCAAGGCCCTGATGGTGCGCGACCTGCAGGCCGGCGTGTGGCGCCCGGGCGAGTCGATCCCGAGCGAAACCGAGCTCGCGGCGCGCTTCAAGGTCAGCCAGGGCACGGTGCGCAAGGCGATCGACGAACTCGCCACCGAGAACCTGCTGGTGCGCCGACAGGGCAAGGGCACCTTCGTGGCCACGCACGCCGAGCAGACCACGCAGTACCGCTTCCTGCGCCTGCAGCCCGACGACGGCGTGACCGACGGCGGCACGCAGCGCCGCTTCATCGATTGCCGGCGCCTGCGCGCCCCCGCCGACGTGGCGCGCGCGCTGGGCCTGCGCTCGGGCGATGCGGCCATCCAGATCAAGCGTGTGCTCTCGCTGCGCGGCGTGCCGGTGGTGTTCGACGAGATCTGGCTGCCGGCGGCGCCTTTCAAGGGCCTCACGGCCGAGCGGCTGTCGGGCTACCGCGGGCCGATGTACGGTTTGTTCGAATCGGAGTTCGGCGTGCGCATGATCCGCGCCGAGGAGAAGATCCGCGCGGTCGCCGCCGATGCGCAGGCCGCCGAGCTGCTGGCCGTGCCGGTGGGCGCGCCGCTGCTGTCGGTCGAGCGGCTCTCGCTGAGCTATGGAGACAAGCCGGTCGAATTGCGCCGCGGCCTGTACAACACCGAGTCGCATCACTATCGCAACGAGTTGAGCTGA
- a CDS encoding DUF6781 family protein, protein MMKSGIDQDALIQMFATATASGTEQVRKGVTQATLAALQGRELSLKNIRSVLKTVAQSASAGAAMNKLPGVDVEDLLDKAVVGMDEALLKAVDANRVALQQFVNQGADLREKHLKKALTDLEAMEDNFIGTLKKAAEGAGAQASTQWAPILEKLQAGGTLSGAKAATTAEQFVNQMHTAMRDTRAASLKAAQTLAESYTALVSGVLIGMSDALTQGGAAKPRGKK, encoded by the coding sequence ATGATGAAGTCCGGTATCGACCAGGACGCCCTGATCCAGATGTTTGCCACCGCCACGGCGAGCGGCACCGAGCAGGTCCGCAAGGGCGTGACGCAGGCGACGCTGGCCGCGCTGCAAGGCCGCGAGCTGAGCCTGAAGAACATCCGCAGCGTGTTGAAGACGGTGGCGCAGTCGGCCTCGGCCGGCGCGGCGATGAACAAGCTGCCGGGCGTGGACGTCGAAGACCTGCTCGACAAGGCGGTGGTCGGCATGGACGAGGCGCTGCTCAAGGCGGTCGACGCGAACCGCGTGGCGCTGCAGCAGTTCGTCAACCAGGGCGCCGACCTGCGCGAGAAGCACCTGAAGAAGGCGCTGACCGACCTTGAGGCGATGGAAGACAACTTCATCGGCACGCTGAAGAAGGCCGCCGAAGGGGCTGGTGCGCAGGCCTCGACGCAATGGGCGCCGATCCTCGAGAAGCTGCAGGCCGGCGGCACGCTCTCCGGCGCGAAGGCGGCCACCACCGCCGAGCAGTTCGTCAATCAGATGCACACGGCCATGCGCGACACCCGCGCTGCCAGCCTGAAGGCGGCGCAGACGCTGGCCGAGAGTTACACCGCGCTGGTCAGCGGCGTGCTGATCGGCATGTCGGATGCGCTGACGCAGGGCGGCGCGGCCAAGCCGCGCGGCAAGAAGTAG
- the acnB gene encoding bifunctional aconitate hydratase 2/2-methylisocitrate dehydratase — MLQAYRQHAAERAALGIPPLPLDAKQTAALIELIKAPPAGEDAFLMDLLTHRVPPGVDDAAKVKASFLAAVAHGDIKVGMVSKAKATELLGTMVGGYNVHPLIELLDDAEVAGVAAEALKKTLLMFDFFNDVAEKAKAGNAKAKDVMKSWADAEWFTTRPEVPKSITVSVFKVPGETNTDDLSPAPDAWSRPDIPLHYLAMLKNTRPDAAFKPEEDGKRGPMKFIEDLKKKGHLVAYVGDVVGTGSSRKSATNSVIWATGQDIPFVPNKRFGGVTLGGKIAPIFFNTQEDSGSLPIEVDVSKLEMGDVIEVKPYEGKLVKNGATVAEFKLKSDVLFDEVRAGGRINLIIGRSLTAKAREFLGLPASTVFRLPQPPVATKAGFTLAQKMVGRACGLPEGQGMRPGTYCEPKMTTVGSQDTTGPMTRDELKDLACLGFSADLVMQSFCHTAAYPKPVDVKTHRELPAFISNRGGVALRPGDGVIHSWLNRLLLPDTVGTGGDSHTRFPIGISFPAGSGLVAFGAATGVMPLDMPESVLVRFKGQMQPGVTLRDLVHAIPYAAIKAGLLTVAKAGKKNIFSGRILEIEGLPDLKVEQAFELSDASAERSAAGCTIKLNKAPVIEYLTSNIVLMKNMIADGYADKRTLERRIKSVEAWLAKPTLLEADKDAEYAAVIEIDLNELKEPVLCCPNDPDDAKLLSDVAGTKIDEAFIGSCMTNIGHFRAAAKLLGGQRDIPVKLWVAPPTKMDQSELIKEGHYAAFGTAGARTEMPGCSLCMGNQAQVREGATVVSTSTRNFPNRLGKNTNVFLASAELAAIASKLGKLPTVAEYQEAMGIINKDSASVYRYLNFDQIEEYAETAKSVTV, encoded by the coding sequence ATGCTGCAAGCCTATCGCCAACATGCCGCCGAGCGCGCCGCCCTCGGAATCCCGCCGCTGCCGCTGGATGCGAAGCAGACCGCCGCGCTGATCGAGCTGATCAAGGCGCCGCCGGCCGGCGAAGATGCCTTCCTGATGGACCTGCTCACGCACCGCGTGCCTCCGGGCGTGGACGACGCCGCCAAGGTGAAGGCCTCGTTCCTGGCCGCCGTCGCGCACGGCGACATCAAGGTCGGCATGGTCTCCAAGGCCAAGGCCACGGAGCTGCTGGGCACCATGGTGGGCGGCTACAACGTGCACCCGCTGATCGAGTTGCTCGACGACGCGGAAGTCGCCGGCGTCGCCGCCGAGGCGCTGAAGAAGACGCTGCTGATGTTCGACTTCTTCAACGACGTCGCCGAGAAGGCCAAGGCCGGTAATGCCAAGGCGAAGGACGTGATGAAGAGCTGGGCCGACGCCGAGTGGTTCACCACCCGCCCCGAGGTGCCCAAGTCGATCACCGTCAGCGTCTTCAAGGTGCCTGGCGAAACCAACACCGACGACCTGTCGCCCGCGCCCGACGCCTGGAGCCGCCCGGACATCCCGCTGCACTACCTGGCGATGCTGAAGAACACCCGGCCGGACGCCGCCTTCAAGCCCGAGGAAGACGGCAAGCGCGGCCCGATGAAGTTCATCGAGGACCTGAAGAAGAAGGGCCATCTGGTCGCCTACGTTGGCGACGTGGTCGGCACCGGCTCCTCGCGCAAGAGCGCCACCAACAGCGTCATCTGGGCCACCGGCCAGGACATCCCCTTCGTGCCGAACAAGCGCTTCGGCGGCGTCACGCTGGGCGGCAAGATCGCGCCGATCTTCTTCAACACGCAGGAAGACTCCGGCTCGCTGCCCATCGAGGTCGACGTCTCCAAGCTGGAGATGGGCGACGTCATCGAGGTCAAGCCCTACGAGGGCAAGCTGGTGAAGAACGGCGCCACCGTGGCCGAGTTCAAGCTCAAGAGCGACGTGCTGTTCGACGAGGTGCGCGCCGGCGGCCGCATCAACCTGATCATCGGCCGCTCGCTGACCGCCAAGGCGCGGGAGTTCCTCGGCCTCCCCGCCTCCACCGTGTTCCGCCTGCCGCAGCCGCCGGTGGCGACGAAGGCCGGCTTCACGCTGGCGCAGAAGATGGTCGGCCGCGCCTGCGGCCTGCCGGAAGGCCAGGGCATGCGCCCGGGCACCTACTGCGAGCCGAAGATGACCACCGTCGGCAGCCAGGACACCACCGGCCCGATGACGCGCGACGAGCTGAAGGACCTGGCCTGCCTGGGCTTCAGCGCCGACCTGGTGATGCAGTCCTTCTGCCATACCGCGGCCTACCCGAAGCCGGTGGACGTGAAGACGCACCGCGAGCTGCCCGCCTTCATCAGCAACCGCGGCGGCGTGGCCCTGCGCCCGGGTGACGGCGTGATCCACAGCTGGCTGAACCGCCTGCTGCTGCCCGACACCGTGGGCACCGGCGGCGACTCGCACACGCGCTTCCCGATCGGCATCTCGTTCCCGGCGGGCTCGGGCCTCGTCGCCTTCGGTGCCGCCACCGGCGTGATGCCACTGGACATGCCGGAGTCGGTGCTGGTGCGCTTCAAGGGCCAGATGCAGCCGGGAGTGACGCTGCGCGACCTGGTGCACGCGATCCCCTACGCCGCCATCAAGGCCGGCCTGCTCACCGTGGCCAAGGCCGGCAAGAAGAACATCTTCAGCGGCCGCATCCTCGAGATCGAGGGCCTGCCCGACCTGAAGGTGGAACAGGCCTTCGAGTTGTCGGACGCGAGTGCCGAGCGCTCGGCCGCCGGCTGCACCATCAAGCTCAACAAGGCGCCGGTGATCGAGTACCTGACCTCGAACATCGTGCTGATGAAGAACATGATCGCCGACGGCTACGCCGACAAGCGCACGCTGGAGCGCCGCATCAAGTCGGTCGAGGCCTGGCTGGCCAAGCCGACCCTGCTCGAGGCCGACAAGGACGCGGAGTACGCCGCCGTCATCGAGATCGACCTGAACGAGCTGAAGGAGCCGGTGCTGTGCTGCCCGAACGACCCGGACGACGCCAAGCTGCTGTCGGACGTGGCAGGCACGAAGATCGACGAGGCCTTCATCGGCTCGTGCATGACCAACATCGGCCACTTCCGCGCCGCGGCCAAGCTGCTCGGTGGCCAGCGCGACATTCCGGTCAAGCTGTGGGTCGCACCGCCGACCAAGATGGACCAGAGCGAACTGATCAAGGAAGGCCACTACGCCGCCTTCGGCACCGCCGGTGCGCGCACCGAGATGCCGGGCTGCAGCCTGTGCATGGGCAACCAGGCGCAGGTGCGTGAAGGCGCCACGGTGGTCTCGACCTCGACGCGCAACTTCCCGAATCGCCTGGGCAAGAACACCAACGTCTTCCTCGCCTCGGCGGAGCTGGCCGCCATCGCCTCCAAGCTGGGCAAGCTGCCGACCGTGGCCGAATACCAGGAAGCGATGGGCATCATCAACAAGGACTCCGCCAGCGTCTACCGCTACCTGAACTTCGACCAGATCGAGGAGTACGCGGAGACGGCGAAGTCGGTGACGGTCTGA
- a CDS encoding CoA ester lyase has translation MTPREALFDADDHAPALPVCDHYSGVEARMRKSLELQGELGPVFDVTLDCEDGAPVGGEAEHAHLCAELIMSAANRFGRVGARVHPIDHPAFEADVDTLVRRAGSRLAYLMVPKPRGLADVGRACDEIDHFIRIHGHGRSIPVHVLVETHGALQEVGAIAAHPRIESLSFGLMDFVSAHRGAIPASAMGAQGQFSHPLVVRAKLEIAAACHAFAKTPSHCVVTEFKDLRALNAAATRAAREFGYTRMWSIHPDQVRTIVDAFAPTAAETDLAIEIIRSAQAAHWAPTRHRDTLHDRASYRYFWQVLERAHRTGQPLPAEVRQAWFDTPVG, from the coding sequence ATGACCCCTCGCGAGGCCCTGTTCGACGCCGACGACCACGCACCGGCCCTGCCGGTGTGTGATCACTACTCGGGCGTCGAGGCGCGCATGCGCAAGAGCCTCGAGCTGCAGGGCGAGCTCGGGCCGGTGTTCGACGTCACGCTCGATTGCGAAGACGGCGCACCGGTGGGCGGCGAGGCCGAGCACGCGCACCTGTGCGCCGAGCTGATCATGTCAGCAGCCAATCGCTTCGGCCGCGTCGGCGCCCGCGTGCACCCGATCGACCACCCGGCCTTCGAAGCCGACGTCGACACGCTGGTGCGCCGAGCCGGCTCGCGCCTGGCTTACCTGATGGTGCCCAAGCCTCGCGGCCTGGCCGACGTGGGCCGCGCCTGCGACGAGATCGACCACTTCATCCGCATTCATGGGCATGGCCGTTCGATCCCCGTGCACGTGCTGGTCGAGACGCACGGCGCGCTGCAAGAGGTCGGAGCGATCGCAGCGCACCCGCGCATCGAGTCGCTGTCCTTCGGGCTGATGGACTTCGTCTCGGCGCACCGCGGCGCAATCCCGGCCAGCGCCATGGGCGCCCAGGGCCAGTTCAGCCACCCGCTGGTGGTGCGCGCCAAGCTGGAGATCGCGGCGGCTTGCCACGCCTTCGCGAAGACGCCTTCGCACTGCGTGGTCACCGAGTTCAAGGACCTGCGCGCCCTGAATGCCGCGGCGACACGGGCCGCGCGCGAGTTCGGCTACACCCGCATGTGGAGCATCCACCCCGATCAGGTGCGCACCATCGTCGACGCCTTCGCACCGACGGCGGCCGAGACCGACCTGGCCATCGAGATCATCCGCAGCGCCCAGGCCGCGCATTGGGCTCCCACGCGCCACCGCGACACCCTGCACGACCGCGCCAGCTACCGCTACTTCTGGCAGGTGCTGGAGCGTGCGCATCGCACCGGGCAGCCGCTGCCGGCCGAGGTGCGGCAGGCCTGGTTCGACACTCCGGTCGGCTGA
- a CDS encoding rubrerythrin family protein, with the protein MRDTIRQQAVRSRARRRLVGGALLSLAPLRLARAAPYPATIAAMQTAHEAEMNVYYRYTEFSRTAAQEGYRGIAYLFTAFAAAELIHAGNFARILARLNVEVPPVPRPAVQAGTTRENLIAAAASEMASIDSLYPGLLERLRAEDHADAMTTVRYAWATEKQHRDKIAQIQRWSPSFFEQVAKHIDAKTGQFFICQLCGCTLNKLPAETCPVCANAAKHFRRIEPPA; encoded by the coding sequence GTGCGAGACACGATCCGGCAACAGGCTGTCCGCTCGCGGGCGCGCCGGCGGCTGGTCGGCGGCGCATTGTTGTCGCTCGCGCCGCTGCGGCTCGCGCGAGCCGCGCCCTACCCCGCGACCATCGCGGCGATGCAGACCGCCCACGAGGCGGAGATGAATGTCTACTACCGCTACACCGAATTCAGCCGCACGGCCGCCCAGGAAGGCTACCGCGGCATCGCTTACCTGTTCACCGCCTTCGCCGCGGCGGAACTGATCCATGCCGGCAACTTCGCGCGCATCCTGGCGCGGCTGAATGTCGAGGTGCCCCCGGTGCCCAGGCCGGCAGTGCAAGCGGGCACGACGCGCGAGAACCTGATCGCCGCGGCCGCGTCGGAGATGGCTTCGATCGACTCGCTGTATCCCGGCCTGCTCGAGCGCCTGCGCGCCGAGGACCACGCCGACGCCATGACCACGGTGCGCTACGCCTGGGCCACCGAGAAGCAGCACCGCGACAAGATCGCGCAGATCCAGCGCTGGTCGCCGAGCTTCTTCGAGCAGGTGGCCAAGCACATCGATGCGAAGACCGGCCAGTTCTTCATCTGCCAGCTGTGCGGCTGCACGCTCAACAAGCTGCCGGCCGAGACCTGCCCGGTGTGCGCCAACGCGGCGAAGCATTTCCGGCGCATCGAGCCGCCGGCCTGA
- the sdhD gene encoding succinate dehydrogenase, hydrophobic membrane anchor protein: MAQNFGSKRIVVGAHYGLRDWLAQRITAVLMALFTLALIVQVLLPGEMGYDKWAGIFSRQWMKVLTFVVIVSLLYHVWVGMRDVWMDYVKPVGIKLALQVFTIVWLVGCAGWAIQVLWRL, from the coding sequence ATGGCACAGAACTTCGGATCCAAGCGCATCGTCGTCGGTGCGCACTACGGCCTGCGCGACTGGCTCGCGCAGCGCATCACCGCGGTGCTGATGGCACTGTTCACCCTCGCGCTGATCGTGCAGGTGCTGCTGCCCGGCGAGATGGGCTACGACAAGTGGGCCGGCATCTTCAGCCGGCAGTGGATGAAGGTGCTGACCTTCGTCGTCATCGTTTCGCTCCTGTACCACGTGTGGGTGGGCATGCGCGATGTCTGGATGGACTACGTGAAGCCGGTGGGCATCAAGCTCGCGCTGCAGGTGTTCACGATCGTCTGGCTGGTGGGCTGTGCGGGCTGGGCCATCCAGGTCCTTTGGAGACTCTGA